The following nucleotide sequence is from uncultured Draconibacterium sp..
CCGGCTTTTAAAAAGGAAGCATTTATTTCAACAGAAGATAATTATATCCAACAGGTTCAGTTCGAATTACAAACCATTCAATTTCCAGGTGATAAGCTGTATACATATTCTGAGTCATGGGAATCAATCAATAAGAATTTAAAGGAAGATGAAGATTTTGGTAAAATTGTTTTTGGAAATGCACGCTATTTGGAAGACGAAACAAATGGATTATTAAATGGTGTAACCGACGACGCTGAGAAAGTGGCGGTCTTATTCAACCATGTTCGTTCTAATTATAAATTTACAGGAAGAAGATCGATCTATTCAAAAGGAATCCGCAAGGTTGTTGCAGATAAAAGTGGTAATGTGGCTGATATCAACTTTTTGCTATCGGCCTATTTACAAAATGCAGGATTTGATGTAAAGCCAATTGTTCTAAGTACACGGTCAAATGGAATATTTTTGTTTCCAACAGTTACATCATTTAATTATGTTGCCTTGGTTGCCGAGATAAATGGTCAACCCATATTTTTAGATGCAGCAAATAAAGATTGTGCAATAAATGAATTGCCCTACGAGTGCTTGAATGGTAATGGTTTAATTGTTGGAGGAGCACAACCAGAATGGGTAAATTTGTATGAATTAGGAAATGCGAACTCTCAATTTGTATCAACAATTACTATTAATGATGATGGTAAGCTAACCGGAGCTGTATCCATAGCTAAAATGGGTTATTCTGCGCAGGCATTCAGGTCAGAAGTAGGAGAGTATGCAAGCACCGCAAAATATATTGAAGACTTTGCGGACAGAAATCTTGACTGGGATATTGAATCGCATGAGCTGGATGGAATAGATGACCTTAGCAACAGAACAACCGAGAAAATAACAGCTACAGTAAATAACAAGAGCATATTTGCCGGCGATAAAATTTATATCAATCCTTTAATTGCAAACATTACCGATGAAAATCCTTTTAAGTTGGAAGAACGAAAATACCCTGTTGATTTTGGATTTAAGTTTAAAGAGAATGAAATGGTAATATTTAATTTACCCGAAGGATATGTAGTTGAAGAACTTCCTGAAGCATTCAATGCAATTCTCCCCGAATCAAAAGCGGTGTATTTATTCTCAGTTCAGAAACTTAGTGAGAAACAAGTACAGGTGGTTTCTAACTTAACGATAAATCAACCCATATTTCAGGCAGAGGATTATGTTTCTTTAAAACAGTTATTTAATCATATTATTGAAAAGCAGAGTCAGCAGATAATCTTAAAAAAGATCTGATTGGTGAACTAAAAAGCTCTCCATTTATTCCGGATTAAAGCACTCACAATAACTAATATATTAATTAAGAAGTACATGAGATTAAAACACTTACTATTTCTGCTGCTAATTATAAGAACGTGTCCTGTAACTCAAGCAAAAGAAGCTTTTTATCCGGTATCCGAAATAAATCCATTGCTATTGCTTAATTCAAACGCTGTGGTGAGAAACAGCGAGATAGTACTTGAAATATATTCCGAAAAAAAAGTGAGCTATCGTGTTAAAAAAATTATAACAGTATTGAACGAAAATGGAGATGGCGAAGGAGTGCTTTACATTCCTTACGACTCAAACCGAAATGTTGACATAAAAGAGGCAGTGGTATATGATAAGAATGGAAGGTTTATAAAAAAGTTTAAGAATACGGATATTTATGATCAGCGGTATTTCGATGGTTTTTCGCTGTTTAATGATTTACGCTTTAAACGAATAACTCCAAATGTAAACACCTACCCGTATACGGTGCATTATGAATACTCATTAAATTTCAATGGTATTGTTGATTATTATGATTGGCTACCCGTTGATAGTTATAGTAAATCAATTGAATATGCCAGTTATTCAATAATCTTGCATGACAATATGCAGGTAAGAATTAGAGAGAACAATACAGAAGCCATTGATAAAAGCGAATTAGCTGATGATGATGTGCAGCATTTTTGGGAATTGCAGAATCAGCTCGCCATTGAACGGGAACCTTATGCAATACCGATATATGAACATACTCCCAATGTGATAATTGCTCCAACACAATTCTCTTACTATGGAACAGATGGTGATTTATCGACATGGCAAAGCTACGGAAACTGGATAGGGCAGTTAATTGAGGATAAAATGGAATTGCCGGAAGAAAGAATTCTTTTTCTCAAAGAATTGGTAGGTGAACAAAAAGACAGCTTGAGTAAAGTAAAAGCAATTTACAAATACCTTCAACAAGAAACACGTTACGTTAGTGTTCAGATGGGCATCGGAGGATTTGAACCTCTTTCAGCAGAAAAAGTTGATGAGGTGAAATATGGTGATTGTAAAGCATTGGTAAATTATATGCGGGCAATGCTTAAAGCTGTCGGGATAAACTCATTTTACACCTTGGTTAATGCGGGGCGAAATGCCGAGAAAATTATTCCTGAATTTCCGTCGCAGGATTTTAATCATGTTATTTTATGTGTTCCTCTTGCAAACGACACAGTTTTTCTTGAATGTACAGATCAGTTTTCGCCATTTGGCTTTTTAGGCAGTTTTACCGCTAATCGTTTGGCCTTGCTCATTGATGGTAAAAAGAGTCGGTTAATTCAAACACCTGCCTACGAAGGCGATGATAATTTGTGGCAATCTTCAGTGTCTATAGTTATTGATAATGATGGAAATGCGCATGTAAATGATACGGTTGTGTTCAGCGGGCTACAATATGAGTTTATTGAAGATAAGTTGCGAAAAACAACGGAAGAGCTGATTGAGGATGAACTAAAAGAAGGAGACATTGCGGGGGCAGACTATAAGAACATAACGTATACCTCAAATCCTACTGAAATACCAACTGCCACACGAGTTAGAGAATTTGAAGTTGCCCGATATGCTACAGGAATGGGGGATCGTTTTTTTATGCCAGTCAATAGTATCAATCAATTGTCATCAACTCCGCGAAGAGAGAAAAGCAGATCATATGCATTTCGGATGAATCTGTCCTACCATGATGTTGATAATATTTCAATACAACTTCCCGAAGGGTATAAAATCGAATTTATTCCAGAGGAAACTAAAGTTTCTTCTGACTTTGGAAGTTATCAGTTCTCTTTTAATACAAATGGGAATACCATAACTTGTTTTCGGAAAAATGAATTACGTGCAGGTACTTATCAACCTGAAAAATATGCAGATTTCGTAAATTATATGAAAAAAATATACGATGCCGATAACCAAAAAATTATCCTTAAAAAGTTATAGTTCCGGAAAACGATTCGGTTCCACTTCGCGCATCATTTCATAAACATTTTTGAAAAGCAATTCCACGTTTGGCTTCGAGAAATATTCACCATCGATTCCGTATGCGGGCCGGTGTTCTTGTGCCGAAAGTGTTCGTGGTGCGGTATCTAAATAATCAAATGCTTTTTGCTCCTCGATTACTTTTTGCATCATGTAAGCTGTTCCTCCTCCGGGTACATCCTCGTCCATAAAAATCACTTTTCCAGTTTTTTTGATGGATTCCAAAATAATATGGTTTACATCAAACGGCATTAAAGTTTGCACATCGATTACCTCAATGGAAATACCTTTAAAGTCTTGCAAAAGTTTTGCGGCTTTTACCGCGTGATGTACATTCCAGGCATAAGTAACAACGGTAACATCAGTACCTTCCTGCATAATCTCCGGAACGCCAAGCGGTATTTTATACTCGCCATGATTGGCCGGCAGTTTTTCTTTAACGTTATAGCCTTTTAGCGGCTCAATTACCAATGCAGGGTCATTACCTGCCAGTAAGGTATTGTAAAAACCTGCTGCTTGAGTCAGGTTGCGGGGTACACACAAGTACACGCCACGCATCGACCCCAAAAGCATTTGCATTGGCGATCCGGCATGCCAGATTCCCTGCAGCTGGTGACCACGTGTACGTACAATTAACGGTGCAGCCTGACGGCCTTTGGTACGGTATTGTAAAGTGGCCAAATCATCGCTTAATTGCGACTGTGCATAAATCAGGTAGTCGAGGTACTGAATTTCGGCAATAGGGCGGAAACCACGCAAGGCCAATCCAATTCCCTGCCCGATGATGGTTGCCTCACGGATACCGGCATCGTCAACACGAACTTTACCGTATTTCTCCTGCATACCTTTCATTCCCTGGTTTACATCGCCCAATTTTCCGGTGTCTTCACCAAAAGTTACCAGGTTAGGGTATTTACTGAAGAGTGCATCAAAATTTTTATTTATTACTACCGATCCGTTTACGTCGCTGGCATTTTCATCGTATTCTGCTGCAACTGCCTTTACACTGAGTGCAGCGTCAGGTCCGGTTCGGTATAATTCACCATTGTAAAAAGTGGCAGTGCGTTCTTCAAAACGACTGATCCAGTCTTTTAAAATATCACGTTCTTTTTCCAGCTCCGGCATGGTGTGAAGCTCGAGTTTCAGTCTTTTTGCAAAACTAAGATGCGATCTTCGTGTCGGGAAAATCTTATCCGTTACTTTTTCAAATCGACGTAAACTTTGCAGCTCACTTTGTTTATCAATTCGTTTCAGAATCGAAATCAATTCGTTTCGTTCGTTTTGATAACCTTCGGTATAGTTTTTCCAGGCCTTTTTTCTGGCTTCTTTTGCTCTTGTTTGTGCCGATTTTTCAATCTCAGCCAACATCTCTTCATCGGCAGTTCCTGAGTCCAGAAGCCATTTACGCATTTGGTTAATGCCGTCGTATTCTTTTTCCCATGCCAGGCGTTCTTTTGTTTTGTAACGCTCGTGCGATCCAGAAGTTGAGTGTCCTTGCGGCTGAGTAACTTCGTCGATGTGAAAAACCACCGGCGATTGATTTTTTCGGCAATTATCAATTCCTTTTTTGAATGTTTTTACCAAATCCGGATAACTCCAACCTTTACATTTATAGATGTCGACACCGTTGCTGCCTTTTTCTTTGGCAAAACCTTTCAGTGCTTCTGAAATACTCGATTTTGTGGTTTGCAGTTCAATGGGCACACTAATTCCAAAACCATCATCGTAAACTGCTATGGCAAGCGGTACCTGCAGAACTCCGGCTGCATTTATCGTTTCAAAGAAAATTCCCTCGCTGGTACTGGCATCGCCAATGCTTCCAAATGCAACTTCGTTACCGGTAACATTGTTGTTCAGTTTCTTTTTCAATTCGGGCTGTTCACGTACCATTTTGCTGGCTTGTGCCAATCCCAGCAAACGTGGCATTTGCCCTGCAGTTGATGAAATATCGGAAGCCGAATTATACTGATCCGCAAGATCTTTTATTTCTCCTGCATCGCTTATGTTTCGTGTGCTAAAGTGATTATTGAAATTTCGTCCTCCGGTAGATGGATTGATTTCATCGTCGGTATCGCCGTAAATCATTGCAAAAAATTCTTCCGGTTCCAGCAATCCCAACGCCAGCATAAAAGTCTGGTCGCGGTAATACCCCGATCGCCAATCACCTTTTTTGAAATTTTTTGCATACGCAATCTGAGCAACTTCTTTTCCATCACCAAAAATCCCAAAATGTGCGCGGCCGTTATGCACCTCGCGACGCCCCATTATACTTAGCTCACGACTTAATCGTGCGATATAGTAATCTTGTAGTGCCTCTTTTGCAGATATATGGTTCTTTGTTACCGGTTTTTCCTTTTCTAAATACATAAACGATCTTTGTTAATCTGTCGCAAATAAAACGAATATAAGTCAGAAATGTTTAGCTAAGGCGTTAATTTAGAATGCACTAAAAGGTGCATGAAATTAGGGATTTTTGATTAATAGGACTAAAAAGTATCTATTTGAAAATGAAACGGAGTTATAACTTAGTTTTTGGGTTTTATTCTGCTAAAACGCTTATTAAACTGTGAGTTGGATTGAGATCAAAAAAGATTGTATGGACGTAATATTACCAAAAGGGAGCAAAAAAGGGCACGAAGTTCGGTCGTGCCCTTTTGATATTTTATTCTACAATAATCTCATCAACAAACAGCCAGGCCGGATCGCCGGCACCCGCATGACCTTTGGGACAAACTCCGAGATTTTTAACCGTTACACGCAAATAACGGGCTGAAGCCTTTTTATTTACCACTAATTCCTGAATCTGTCGTTCGCCGTCAGATGTACTGACTTTGTTCTTAACAGAGCCGATCTTTTTAAAAGTCTTCCCATCGTCAGAACCTTCAACAATCATTTGCGATGGATAAAAAATCCATGCGCCAATATTCTGCAGAACACCAACTTTAACGGTGCTAAATTCTGCTTGTTCTCCTAAATCGACAGTTCCTACAAAGTCGTTGCCGTTAAAACCTTTCCAGTTACCATCTGCATGGTTTTTGGTTCCTTTTATACCATTTACCAAAGCATATTCTCCGGTCGATTCGTAGCTTTTACTG
It contains:
- a CDS encoding DUF3857 domain-containing protein, whose translation is MKTLLLLAFFIFILSSANCNEKKIKFGKIDKEDLEMTVYEKDTTAVAVVLYELGDSEIEYNQTTGWRLVFNVHKRIKVLKKEGVEYADFQIGLSKDGSRSEEVNGLKAITFNLEGGKVIKDELDKKDVYLDDVSKYYAQETFSMPNVKVGSVIELKYSIDCKAFFRNMRPWMFQHSIPTIYSEYLVKIPEYFRFRKFTLGFENYSQFEEDNYPVSQVFTYKTSSGGDARTSSRVVKTEYDQSRLDYSCDRYHWVAEDMPAFKKEAFISTEDNYIQQVQFELQTIQFPGDKLYTYSESWESINKNLKEDEDFGKIVFGNARYLEDETNGLLNGVTDDAEKVAVLFNHVRSNYKFTGRRSIYSKGIRKVVADKSGNVADINFLLSAYLQNAGFDVKPIVLSTRSNGIFLFPTVTSFNYVALVAEINGQPIFLDAANKDCAINELPYECLNGNGLIVGGAQPEWVNLYELGNANSQFVSTITINDDGKLTGAVSIAKMGYSAQAFRSEVGEYASTAKYIEDFADRNLDWDIESHELDGIDDLSNRTTEKITATVNNKSIFAGDKIYINPLIANITDENPFKLEERKYPVDFGFKFKENEMVIFNLPEGYVVEELPEAFNAILPESKAVYLFSVQKLSEKQVQVVSNLTINQPIFQAEDYVSLKQLFNHIIEKQSQQIILKKI
- a CDS encoding DUF3857 domain-containing protein, coding for MRLKHLLFLLLIIRTCPVTQAKEAFYPVSEINPLLLLNSNAVVRNSEIVLEIYSEKKVSYRVKKIITVLNENGDGEGVLYIPYDSNRNVDIKEAVVYDKNGRFIKKFKNTDIYDQRYFDGFSLFNDLRFKRITPNVNTYPYTVHYEYSLNFNGIVDYYDWLPVDSYSKSIEYASYSIILHDNMQVRIRENNTEAIDKSELADDDVQHFWELQNQLAIEREPYAIPIYEHTPNVIIAPTQFSYYGTDGDLSTWQSYGNWIGQLIEDKMELPEERILFLKELVGEQKDSLSKVKAIYKYLQQETRYVSVQMGIGGFEPLSAEKVDEVKYGDCKALVNYMRAMLKAVGINSFYTLVNAGRNAEKIIPEFPSQDFNHVILCVPLANDTVFLECTDQFSPFGFLGSFTANRLALLIDGKKSRLIQTPAYEGDDNLWQSSVSIVIDNDGNAHVNDTVVFSGLQYEFIEDKLRKTTEELIEDELKEGDIAGADYKNITYTSNPTEIPTATRVREFEVARYATGMGDRFFMPVNSINQLSSTPRREKSRSYAFRMNLSYHDVDNISIQLPEGYKIEFIPEETKVSSDFGSYQFSFNTNGNTITCFRKNELRAGTYQPEKYADFVNYMKKIYDADNQKIILKKL
- a CDS encoding thiamine pyrophosphate-dependent enzyme, which gives rise to MYLEKEKPVTKNHISAKEALQDYYIARLSRELSIMGRREVHNGRAHFGIFGDGKEVAQIAYAKNFKKGDWRSGYYRDQTFMLALGLLEPEEFFAMIYGDTDDEINPSTGGRNFNNHFSTRNISDAGEIKDLADQYNSASDISSTAGQMPRLLGLAQASKMVREQPELKKKLNNNVTGNEVAFGSIGDASTSEGIFFETINAAGVLQVPLAIAVYDDGFGISVPIELQTTKSSISEALKGFAKEKGSNGVDIYKCKGWSYPDLVKTFKKGIDNCRKNQSPVVFHIDEVTQPQGHSTSGSHERYKTKERLAWEKEYDGINQMRKWLLDSGTADEEMLAEIEKSAQTRAKEARKKAWKNYTEGYQNERNELISILKRIDKQSELQSLRRFEKVTDKIFPTRRSHLSFAKRLKLELHTMPELEKERDILKDWISRFEERTATFYNGELYRTGPDAALSVKAVAAEYDENASDVNGSVVINKNFDALFSKYPNLVTFGEDTGKLGDVNQGMKGMQEKYGKVRVDDAGIREATIIGQGIGLALRGFRPIAEIQYLDYLIYAQSQLSDDLATLQYRTKGRQAAPLIVRTRGHQLQGIWHAGSPMQMLLGSMRGVYLCVPRNLTQAAGFYNTLLAGNDPALVIEPLKGYNVKEKLPANHGEYKIPLGVPEIMQEGTDVTVVTYAWNVHHAVKAAKLLQDFKGISIEVIDVQTLMPFDVNHIILESIKKTGKVIFMDEDVPGGGTAYMMQKVIEEQKAFDYLDTAPRTLSAQEHRPAYGIDGEYFSKPNVELLFKNVYEMMREVEPNRFPEL